DNA from Thermomicrobium roseum DSM 5159:
GCTCTCGTAGCCACAGACCGAGCGGTAGCGTCACCAGGGCCACGAGATACCCGGTAACCAACGAGATCCGTGTCGCGCGCGCACGCTCGCTCAGAGCCGAGAGCCATGCTCGCAACAGCCGACCACCGTCCATCGGGAAAGCAGGGATCAGATTGAACAATGCCAGCAGGACGTTGCTGGCCATGGTCAGGATCAGCAAGCTACCGACACTCGTCCCGGTCAGGAGACGAGCCACATCCGCGAGCGACGTCACCTCGTAGAGAGCGAGGACAACGCTCACCACTGGCAAGAGCGCGAGTGCGATACCGAGATTGAGCACCGGACCAGCCAACGCGATCGCTGCCTCGCGGCGAGGTGGTAGTGGTCCCTGCTCGATACGCGTGAGACCGCCGATCGGCAAAAGGACGACGTCACGCACGGCGAGACCGAAGCGATGCGCGACGACAGCGTGAGCGAGTTCATGTCCAGCCACGCTCACGAAAACCGCCAGAAGCAAGAAGAGCCCGAAAAGCGTCCCTTCCAGCGGTTCTGCGCTCCGTCCCCCCCAGTGCCAGAACACCCAGGGGACGAGGAGGAGCATGGTCGGGTGGATCCGCACCGCGACACCGCGGACTGTCACCACCGAGATCGCTCGTCCCACCGATGAGCCCCAGTCGTCCAACTGCTCGCCGGCGCTCATAGCGCCCTTCTCCCGATGATGTCGGCACACTCCGGCATCTTGTGAAGACCGATGCCCCGACCGGATTGTACTGGTCATCCACCGATGCGTCACGGTGTTCGGACACCCCATTCGGCCAGCGGATCATGAATCGCCCGTCCGTACGCATGATGTCGTGTTTCACCGCTTGCATGATCGGGTTGTGTGCAGTATCATCAGCAATGGGTTCCTCCGAACAGGCGACCTCCCCCGAAGATGTACCGGTACGACCGGGCATAAGTCTGCGTGTGCCCGAGCAGGAAAAGGGGGGCGTTGCGTGAGGCGAGTGGTCCAGCATGTCCTGAGTGTCGAGCAGTTCTCGCGCTCTTACCTCTTCGAGCTTTTCCACCGTGCCGATGCATTCTCGGCGCTTCCCCGGCACGAGTTCACCGACACGGCTCGCGGTGCCATCATGGCGACGCTGTTCTACGAGCCGAGCACCCGTACTCGCCTCAGTTTCGAGGCTGCCATGACACGCCTCGGAGGGGCGGTCATCTCCGCTGAGTACGCCGCAGCGACCTCGTCCGCTGCCAAAGGAGAATCGATCGAAGACACAGCCCGGGTCGTTGCCGGGTATGCTGACCTCATCGTGATCCGCCATCCGGAAGCCGGATCAGTGGCTCGTGCAGCTGCCGTCGTCGACGTACCAGTGATCAACGCGGGTGACGGGACGAACGAGCACCCGACGCAGGCCTTGATCGACCTCTATACCATCTGGCGAGAACACGGACGGATCGATGGGTTGACGATCGCGCTGGTCGGTGACCTCCGGTACGGGCGGGCGGCGCGCTCGCTGGCACGCCTGCTCACGCGAACGCTGGACACCACGCTCTACCTTGTTGCGCCGCTGGTCACGCGGATGGATCCAGCGCTCGTCCAGCACCTGCGCCAGAGCGGACTGCGCGTTTTCGAGGTGGACGACCTCGCAGCCATCGCGCCGGAACTGGACGTTCTGTATCAGACGCGGATCCAGCGCGAGCGCTTCCGCGACCCTGACGAGTACGCTGCCGCCTTCGGCCAGATCATCGTCGATCAGGCCCTGATGGAACAGCTCGCTTCCCACGCGATCGTGCTTCACCCCTTGCCCCGCGTAGGGGAAATCGAGCCTACGGTCGACTCTGATCCGCGAGCAGCCTACTTCCGCCAGGCACGCAACGGTGTCGCGCTGCGCATGGCGTTGATCGAACACGTCCTGGCGCGGCGACC
Protein-coding regions in this window:
- a CDS encoding site-2 protease family protein → MSAGEQLDDWGSSVGRAISVVTVRGVAVRIHPTMLLLVPWVFWHWGGRSAEPLEGTLFGLFLLLAVFVSVAGHELAHAVVAHRFGLAVRDVVLLPIGGLTRIEQGPLPPRREAAIALAGPVLNLGIALALLPVVSVVLALYEVTSLADVARLLTGTSVGSLLILTMASNVLLALFNLIPAFPMDGGRLLRAWLSALSERARATRISLVTGYLVALVTLPLGLWLREPTLPLAGLFLAGAALLEQRTLQLERVLQRLPVGQFAVWDGGGIDPEQPLSHALQGGPRDVAVVRDGTVVGMLWRENILRLAHVAHLMRVADAMDHGFAAVSPETSVYEAHRRMLASGHPAVPVVDAGNRYRGIFTSDRLAHVYRYVQASRRPAGRWLTVVRALGFLGR
- the pyrB gene encoding aspartate carbamoyltransferase, which codes for MVQHVLSVEQFSRSYLFELFHRADAFSALPRHEFTDTARGAIMATLFYEPSTRTRLSFEAAMTRLGGAVISAEYAAATSSAAKGESIEDTARVVAGYADLIVIRHPEAGSVARAAAVVDVPVINAGDGTNEHPTQALIDLYTIWREHGRIDGLTIALVGDLRYGRAARSLARLLTRTLDTTLYLVAPLVTRMDPALVQHLRQSGLRVFEVDDLAAIAPELDVLYQTRIQRERFRDPDEYAAAFGQIIVDQALMEQLASHAIVLHPLPRVGEIEPTVDSDPRAAYFRQARNGVALRMALIEHVLARRPLSAARANGYHD